The following proteins are co-located in the Chaetodon auriga isolate fChaAug3 chromosome 23, fChaAug3.hap1, whole genome shotgun sequence genome:
- the LOC143316040 gene encoding basic helix-loop-helix transcription factor scleraxis gives MKSTVSERTAQPDGFTSDLDDLDSGSYSSDGKSTGGCSPRTQPDVAGEEAAAGGGSRAGAPRRRRRRRRSSGGGGRSGRDARLSGVSQQRQAANARERDRTHSVNTAFTALRTLIPTEPADRKLSKIETLRLASSYISHLANVLLLGEDCRDGQPCLRYQSILHGPAALSAASLRPICTFCLSNQRKLLRDGGKHSAAV, from the exons ATGAAGTCCACAGTCAGCGAGCGCACCGCGCAGCCCGACGGCTTCACCTCAGACCTGGACGACCTGGATAGCGGCAGCTACAGCTCCGACGGGAAGTCCACCGGCGGCTGCAGTCCCCGCACACAGCCGGATGTCGCGGGGGAGGAGGCAGCGGCCGGAGGAGGTTCAAGGGCCGGTGCGCCGAGACGGAGGAGAAGGCGGAGACGCAGCAGCGGCGGAGGTGGCAGAAGCGGTAGAGACGCGCGTCTCTCTGGCGTGAGCCAACAGAGGCAGGCGGCAAACGCGCGGGAGCGAGACAGGACGCACAGCGTGAACACGGCCTTCACCGCGCTCCGCACGCTCATTCCCACCGAGCCCGCCGACAGGAAGCTCTCCAAGATAGAGACACTGCGTCTGGCCTCCAGCTACATCTCCCACCTGGCCAacgtgctgctgctgggtgAGGACTGCCGGGACGGACAGCCCTGCCTCCGCTACCAAAGCATCCTGCACGGCCCCGCAGCGCTCAGCGCCGCGTCCCTGCGGCCCATCTGCACTTTCTGCCTCAGCAACCAGAGGAAACTG ctcagagatggagggaagcactcagctgctgtgtga
- the bzw1a gene encoding eIF5-mimic protein 2-A, with the protein MNNQKQQKPTLTGQRFKTRKRDEKERFDPTQFQESIVQGLNQTGTDLEAVAKFLDASGAKLDYRRYAETLFDILVAGGMLAPGGTLSDDMTRTEFCLFTAQEDLETMQAYAQVFNKLIRRYKYLEKGFEEEIKKLLLFLKGFTESERNKLAMLTGILLANGNISASILNSLFNENLVKEGVSAAFAVKLFKSWINEKDINSVAGSLRKVGMDNRLMELFPANKRSCEHFSKYFTDAGLKELSDFARNQQSIGARKELQKELQEQMSRGEPQKEIIAFTKEEMKKANLSEQAMISIIWTSVMSCVEWNKKEELVTEQAIKHLKQYSLLLKAFTSQGLSELSLLLKIQEYCYDNIHFMKAFQKIVVLLYKADVLSEEAILKWYADAHLTKGRSVFLEQMKKFVEWLKNAEEESESDEEETD; encoded by the exons ATGAATaatcaaaagcagcaaaagcCAACGCTAACAGGCCAGCGTTTCAAAACGAGGAAAAGAG ATGAAAAGGAGAGATTTGACCCTACTCAGTTTCAAGAAAGTATCGTACAAGGCTTGAATCAAACTGGCACTGATTTGGAAGCAGTTGCGAAGTTCCTTGATGCCTCTGGCGCCAAGCTTGACTACCGCCGGTATGCAGAGACACTCTTTGACATCCTGGTGGCCGGTGGAATGCTGG CCCCAGGTGGGACTCTATCTGACGACATGACCCGCACAGAGTTCTGCCTCTTCACGGCACAAGAAGACCTGGAGACAATGCAAGCATATGCTCAG GTTTTTAACAAGCTGATCAGGCGTTACAAGTACCTGGAGAAGGGTTTCGAAGAGGAGATCAAGAAG ttgctgctgtttctgaaaggtttcACTGAGTCTGAGCGCAACAAACTGGCCATGCTGACTGGCATCCTGCTGGCCAATGGCAACATATCAGCCTCAATCCTGAACAGCCTCTTCAATGAGAACCTCGTCAAAGAGG GAGTATCTGCAGCCTTCGCTGTCAAGCTGTTCAAGTCATGGATCAATGAGAAGGACATCAACTCAGTTGCTGGCAGTCTCCGCAAAGTTGGCATGGACAACAGGCTGATG GAACTCTTTCCTGCCAACAAACGGAGCTGCGAGCATTTTTCTAAGTACTTCACCGATGCTGGGCTGAAGGAGCTGTCCGACTTCGCCCGCAACCAGCAATCCATCGGCGCCCGCAAGGAGCTACAGAAGGAGCTCCAGGAGCAGATGTCCCGCGGTGAACCTCAGAAGGAG ATTATTGCCTTCAccaaagaggagatgaaaaaggcCAACCTCTCTGAGCAGGCCATGATCAGTATCATCTGGACCAGCGTGATGAGCTGCGTGGAGTGGAACAAGAAGGAAGAGCTGGTGACCGAACAAGCCATCAAACACTTGAAG CAATACAGCCTTCTGCTGAAAGCCTTCACCTCCCAGGGTCTGTCCgagctcagcctgctgctgaagATCCAGGAGTACTGCTACGACAACATCCACTTCATGAAGGCCTTTCAGAAGATCGTGGTGCTCCTCTACAAAG CCGACGTATTGAGCGAAGAGGCCATACTGAAGTGGTACGCTGATGCCCACCTCACCAAGGGGAGGAGCGTTTTCCTCGAGCAGATGAAAAAATTCGTGGAGTGGCTGAAGAACGCCGAGGAAG AGTCAGAATCAGACGAAGAGGAGACCGACTAA